In Planctomycetia bacterium, a genomic segment contains:
- a CDS encoding DUF1501 domain-containing protein, with the protein MQSLYELNQEFRAQYAINANIAARAKAYELAARMQLTAPQLVDFSNEPTHIKDMYGIGQDATDGFGKQLILARRLAEQGVRFIQICHGGGGNGDWDAHGDIDSHAPLCRATDQPIAGLLRDLKQRGMLDETLVVWTSEFGRTPWSQNTTGRDHNPRGYSSWLAGGGIKGGTVHGATDDVGYKAVEDPHYYSDLHATILRQLGLDHRHLEVTVQGRPVRLVEEGFGPIMAVIG; encoded by the coding sequence ATGCAGTCGCTCTACGAATTGAACCAGGAGTTTCGCGCGCAGTACGCCATCAATGCGAACATCGCCGCGCGGGCGAAGGCCTATGAACTGGCCGCGCGGATGCAACTGACGGCGCCCCAACTCGTCGATTTTTCCAACGAACCAACGCATATCAAGGACATGTACGGCATCGGCCAGGACGCCACCGACGGGTTTGGCAAACAGTTGATTCTTGCGCGACGTCTGGCCGAACAAGGCGTGCGTTTCATCCAGATCTGTCATGGCGGCGGCGGCAACGGCGATTGGGACGCGCACGGCGATATTGATTCGCACGCTCCCCTCTGCCGCGCGACCGATCAACCGATCGCCGGCTTGCTGCGCGATTTGAAGCAGCGCGGCATGCTGGATGAAACCCTCGTGGTTTGGACGAGCGAGTTCGGCCGGACGCCTTGGTCGCAAAACACCACTGGGCGCGATCACAATCCGCGCGGCTATTCGTCATGGCTGGCCGGCGGCGGCATCAAAGGCGGCACGGTCCATGGCGCAACGGACGACGTCGGCTACAAGGCCGTGGAGGATCCGCACTATTACAGTGATCTGCATGCCACGATCTTGCGGCAACTGGGCCTCGATCATCGACACTTGGAAGTGACGGTCCAGGGTCGCCCGGTGCGCCTGGTCGAGGAAGGGTTTGGGCCGATCATGGCTGTGATTGGGTAG
- a CDS encoding DUF1501 domain-containing protein gives MEHNFAASDLQSRRQLLHRAGGGFLGVAMGALWAEAGELPQEAAIQRFPVKARSVIFLFMCGGVSHIDTFDPKDDKWAGKLIDAVGFGDNQAEMQRPVIPCQRTFTRYGESGIPVSDWFPHVGSMVDDIAVVRSMWCHAGNHFPAVIETCTGHRGRQLDHPTLGSWVSYALGTANQNLPMFVNIGRPSSPVQLTGGYLGATVAATPFQPGETPIPNLKPPQEPMPSSASGRCSRSTN, from the coding sequence ATGGAGCACAACTTCGCGGCCAGCGATCTTCAGTCGCGGCGACAACTGCTCCACCGGGCCGGCGGCGGCTTTCTTGGCGTGGCGATGGGCGCGCTCTGGGCCGAGGCCGGCGAGTTGCCTCAGGAGGCAGCCATTCAGCGCTTTCCGGTGAAGGCGCGGTCCGTCATTTTTCTGTTCATGTGCGGCGGCGTCAGCCACATCGACACGTTCGACCCCAAGGACGACAAATGGGCCGGCAAGCTGATTGACGCCGTGGGGTTTGGCGACAATCAGGCGGAAATGCAGCGGCCGGTTATTCCCTGTCAGCGCACGTTCACGCGCTACGGCGAATCAGGCATCCCGGTATCCGATTGGTTTCCGCACGTCGGAAGCATGGTCGACGACATCGCCGTCGTGCGCTCGATGTGGTGTCACGCGGGGAATCACTTTCCGGCCGTGATCGAAACCTGCACGGGGCATCGCGGGCGGCAGTTGGATCATCCGACGTTGGGGAGTTGGGTCTCGTACGCGCTGGGGACCGCCAACCAGAACCTCCCGATGTTTGTGAACATCGGCCGACCTTCTTCGCCCGTGCAACTGACGGGCGGATATCTGGGCGCAACCGTCGCGGCGACGCCGTTTCAGCCCGGCGAAACACCCATTCCCAATCTGAAACCTCCCCAAGAACCAATGCCTTCGAGCGCGAGCGGCAGATGCAGTCGCTCTACGAATTGA
- a CDS encoding RHS repeat domain-containing protein, with protein sequence MRGGDGANGETDDLVTAYTYNARGQTETMRDPLNRTTRYEYDARGLRTRAVFAEGSPDQGVMTFAYDAAGNQTAATDENGHRTSLNLTPSVAALAAW encoded by the coding sequence ATGAGGGGAGGCGACGGCGCCAACGGCGAAACCGACGACCTCGTGACCGCCTACACGTACAACGCGCGCGGTCAGACGGAGACCATGCGCGACCCCTTGAATCGCACGACGCGGTACGAGTACGACGCCCGCGGCCTGCGCACCCGCGCCGTCTTCGCGGAGGGTTCGCCGGATCAAGGCGTGATGACCTTCGCATACGACGCGGCCGGCAACCAGACCGCGGCGACGGACGAAAATGGTCATCGCACCAGTTTGAATCTCACGCCATCCGTTGCGGCGTTGGCGGCATGGTAA